The following are from one region of the Achromobacter xylosoxidans genome:
- a CDS encoding ABC transporter permease, which produces MATLTRTSGDPPAFTFGLSCLGLAGFFLAWHLLSVAGVFPPNYLPGPLTVLQTIAQYSSEPYSGATLWTHLGASLYRFACGFLLAAAVGIPLGLLMGWYRWLDDVVSPFFDALRFVAPIAWVPFAGLWFGTGIGGPTLIIFAGAFPPCLISAYRGAKFVDTRLLEASRTLGASGPRIVAEVLLPASLPSILAGLRVSAGIGWQSLVGAELIVVGNGIGYMMVQGQLNVATNIVMAGMIAIGIVGICIDVALRMFEQRLKARWGR; this is translated from the coding sequence ATGGCTACGCTGACACGCACCTCGGGCGACCCGCCCGCCTTCACCTTCGGCTTGTCCTGCCTGGGGCTGGCCGGCTTCTTCCTGGCCTGGCACCTGCTGAGCGTGGCAGGCGTTTTCCCGCCCAATTACCTGCCTGGCCCGCTGACCGTGCTGCAGACCATCGCGCAGTACAGCAGCGAACCCTATTCCGGCGCCACGCTCTGGACGCACCTGGGCGCCAGCCTCTACCGCTTCGCCTGCGGCTTCCTGCTGGCCGCGGCGGTAGGCATACCGCTGGGCCTGCTGATGGGCTGGTACCGCTGGCTGGACGACGTGGTCAGTCCGTTCTTCGATGCGTTGCGCTTCGTGGCGCCCATCGCCTGGGTGCCGTTCGCCGGCCTGTGGTTCGGCACCGGCATCGGCGGCCCCACCCTGATCATCTTCGCCGGCGCCTTTCCGCCCTGCCTGATCAGCGCCTATCGCGGCGCCAAGTTCGTCGACACGCGGCTGCTGGAAGCCTCGCGCACGCTGGGCGCCAGCGGCCCGCGCATCGTGGCCGAAGTGCTGCTGCCGGCCTCGTTGCCGTCCATCCTGGCCGGCCTGCGCGTCAGCGCCGGCATCGGCTGGCAATCGCTGGTGGGCGCGGAACTGATCGTGGTGGGCAACGGCATCGGCTACATGATGGTCCAGGGGCAGCTCAACGTCGCCACCAATATCGTCATGGCCGGCATGATCGCCATCGGCATCGTCGGCATCTGCATCGACGTTGCGCTGCGCATGTTTGAACAGCGCCTGAAGGCGCGCTGGGGACGCTGA
- a CDS encoding SDR family NAD(P)-dependent oxidoreductase produces MDHAISDSTLSVIVTGGASGIGAAVCRRVIEAGGYAAILDLNQEAAHTLARELGPRAVAAPGDVLDEAGLRATQERLAALLPAVNGLVNCAGIAQVPTAIEDYPVEAWARVVDSHLKGTYIACRVFGSAMAERGRGAVVNVASVLSFRPGPVLAYGPAKAAVVNLTEALAVHWARRGLRVNAIAPGWTDTPFLKPKERQGERDMTPILNATPLGRLMQPREIADVVFFLLSPAAAVITGATIPCDGGVIAGSGWAPYGGLPRTA; encoded by the coding sequence ATGGACCACGCAATATCGGACTCGACCCTGTCGGTCATCGTCACGGGCGGCGCCAGCGGCATCGGCGCGGCGGTATGCAGGCGCGTGATCGAGGCAGGCGGCTACGCCGCGATCCTGGACCTCAACCAGGAAGCCGCGCACACGCTGGCGCGGGAACTGGGACCGCGCGCGGTGGCCGCCCCGGGCGACGTGCTGGACGAGGCCGGACTGCGGGCCACTCAGGAACGGCTTGCCGCCCTTTTGCCCGCGGTCAACGGACTGGTGAACTGCGCCGGTATCGCCCAGGTTCCAACCGCCATCGAAGACTATCCGGTGGAGGCCTGGGCCCGTGTGGTGGATTCCCATCTGAAAGGCACCTATATCGCCTGCCGCGTATTCGGCAGCGCGATGGCCGAACGCGGACGCGGGGCGGTCGTCAACGTGGCGTCCGTGCTGTCGTTCCGCCCCGGCCCGGTGCTGGCCTACGGTCCGGCCAAGGCCGCCGTGGTCAATCTGACCGAAGCCCTCGCGGTGCACTGGGCGCGCCGCGGCTTGCGCGTCAACGCCATCGCGCCCGGCTGGACCGACACGCCCTTCCTGAAACCCAAGGAGCGGCAGGGGGAGCGGGACATGACGCCGATCCTGAACGCCACGCCGCTAGGCCGCCTGATGCAGCCGCGCGAGATAGCAGACGTCGTGTTCTTCCTGCTGTCGCCCGCGGCCGCGGTCATCACCGGCGCCACCATCCCTTGCGACGGCGGCGTCATCGCCGGATCAGGGTGGGCGCCCTACGGGGGCTTGCCGCGAACTGCCTGA
- a CDS encoding arylsulfatase — MDKQPNIVLIVADNLGWGELGCYGGGALRGAPTPNIDRLASEGLLLQNFNVESDCVPTRSALMSGRHPIRTGCLQSVPPGLPQGLARDEITLAQQLSGQGYATAHYGKWHLGDIPGRYPSDRGFDEWYGIPRTTDESQFTSSIGFDPSVADIPHIMQGQAGSPSENVKVYDLETRRGIDAELVDRSIGFMRKHAEASRPFFLYLPLVHLHFPTLPHPDFAGRTGAGDFADSMVEMDHRVGQIVQAVDELNLRDDTVFIFCSDNGPEFRKPYRGTAGPWTGTYHTAMEGSLRVPFMIRWPGRVQPGQVSNEIVHVTDLYTTLSRIGGASIPKDRPIDGIDQTDFFTGASPASPREGFLFYIKNDLRAVKWRDWKLHFYWEPEVNEGKGKLESPYLFNLKQDPKEESDILIFNTWVLGPILKMVQSFNQSCAAHPNTPPGKPDPS; from the coding sequence GTGGACAAGCAGCCCAATATCGTATTGATCGTGGCCGACAACCTGGGATGGGGCGAATTGGGCTGCTACGGCGGCGGCGCGCTGCGCGGCGCGCCCACCCCCAACATCGACCGGCTGGCCTCGGAAGGGCTGCTGCTGCAGAACTTCAACGTGGAAAGCGACTGCGTGCCTACGCGCTCGGCGCTCATGAGCGGCCGGCATCCCATCCGCACCGGTTGTTTGCAATCGGTGCCTCCCGGCCTGCCGCAAGGCCTGGCGCGCGATGAAATCACGCTGGCCCAGCAACTGTCGGGCCAGGGCTACGCCACCGCGCACTACGGCAAATGGCACCTGGGCGACATCCCCGGCCGCTATCCGTCCGACCGCGGCTTCGACGAGTGGTACGGCATCCCGCGCACCACGGATGAAAGCCAGTTCACCTCGTCCATCGGCTTCGACCCCTCGGTCGCCGACATCCCGCACATCATGCAGGGCCAGGCCGGCTCGCCTTCGGAAAACGTCAAGGTCTACGACCTGGAGACGCGCCGCGGCATCGACGCCGAACTGGTCGACCGGTCCATCGGCTTCATGCGCAAGCATGCCGAGGCGAGCCGCCCCTTCTTCCTATACCTGCCGCTGGTGCACCTGCACTTCCCCACCCTGCCGCACCCGGACTTCGCGGGCCGCACCGGCGCCGGCGACTTCGCCGACTCCATGGTGGAAATGGACCACCGCGTCGGCCAGATCGTGCAGGCGGTGGACGAGCTGAATCTGCGCGACGACACCGTGTTCATTTTCTGCAGCGACAACGGTCCGGAATTCCGCAAGCCCTACCGCGGCACCGCCGGCCCCTGGACCGGTACCTACCACACCGCCATGGAAGGCAGCCTGCGCGTGCCCTTCATGATCCGCTGGCCCGGCCGGGTCCAGCCCGGCCAGGTCTCCAACGAGATCGTCCACGTCACCGACCTGTACACCACGCTGTCGCGCATCGGCGGCGCGTCCATTCCGAAAGACCGGCCCATCGACGGCATAGACCAGACCGACTTTTTCACCGGCGCCAGCCCCGCCTCGCCGCGCGAGGGCTTCCTGTTCTACATCAAGAACGACCTGCGCGCGGTCAAATGGCGCGACTGGAAGCTGCACTTCTACTGGGAGCCCGAGGTCAACGAAGGCAAGGGCAAACTGGAGTCGCCGTACCTGTTCAACCTGAAGCAGGACCCCAAGGAAGAAAGCGACATCCTCATCTTCAACACCTGGGTGCTGGGTCCGATCCTGAAAATGGTGCAGTCCTTCAACCAGTCTTGCGCCGCGCATCCGAATACGCCGCCCGGCAAGCCGGACCCAAGCTGA
- a CDS encoding SDR family oxidoreductase yields MALRIAYVTSGMGHTGTAICQALHNAGHRVVAGCGPRSSRKDHWLKEQKSLGYDFVASEGDATDWASTEAAFAKVRREVGEIDVLVNNAGAMLDMRFRQMSQADWSAVLRSNLDTLFNTTKQVVDSMADRGWGRIINIGSVAAEKGQIGQINYATAKGAVIGFTRSLAQEVAARGVTVNLASPGFIADDTVKAFPPALLDRIVESVPVGRLGTAKDLAGLCAWLASDEAAFVTGANYAINGGVYMS; encoded by the coding sequence ATGGCTTTGCGCATTGCTTACGTCACCAGCGGTATGGGCCACACCGGCACCGCGATCTGCCAGGCGCTGCACAACGCGGGACATCGCGTGGTGGCAGGCTGCGGGCCGCGCTCCTCGCGCAAGGACCACTGGCTGAAGGAACAGAAATCCCTGGGCTACGATTTCGTCGCCTCCGAGGGCGACGCCACCGATTGGGCCTCGACCGAGGCGGCCTTCGCCAAGGTGCGGCGCGAGGTCGGCGAGATCGACGTGCTGGTGAACAATGCCGGCGCCATGCTGGACATGCGCTTTCGCCAGATGAGCCAGGCGGACTGGTCGGCGGTGCTGCGCAGCAATCTGGACACGCTGTTCAACACCACCAAGCAGGTCGTCGACAGCATGGCCGACCGCGGCTGGGGCCGCATCATCAACATCGGCTCCGTGGCCGCGGAGAAAGGCCAGATCGGACAGATCAACTACGCCACCGCCAAGGGCGCCGTGATCGGCTTCACCCGTTCGCTGGCGCAGGAAGTCGCGGCGCGCGGCGTGACCGTCAACCTGGCGTCGCCGGGCTTCATCGCCGACGACACCGTGAAGGCCTTTCCGCCGGCCCTGCTGGACCGTATCGTCGAAAGCGTGCCGGTGGGCCGGCTGGGTACTGCCAAGGATCTGGCGGGGCTGTGCGCCTGGCTGGCGTCGGATGAGGCGGCGTTCGTGACGGGGGCTAACTATGCGATCAATGGCGGCGTGTATATGAGTTGA
- a CDS encoding type II toxin-antitoxin system RelE family toxin — translation MFSINWTKTAVKQLRKISPVDRSRIVEEVAELELFPASRNVKALTNHQFGFRLRIGQYRVLFDVAAVVRIIEIQEVKRRDDHTY, via the coding sequence ATGTTCTCGATCAACTGGACCAAAACAGCGGTCAAGCAGTTAAGGAAAATCTCTCCCGTCGATCGAAGTCGAATCGTTGAGGAGGTCGCTGAACTGGAGCTGTTTCCCGCGTCGCGCAATGTCAAAGCACTGACCAATCACCAGTTTGGGTTTCGTCTACGTATAGGCCAGTATCGGGTGCTATTCGACGTTGCCGCGGTCGTCCGTATCATCGAGATCCAGGAAGTGAAACGGCGCGACGACCATACCTATTGA
- a CDS encoding ABC transporter permease: protein MSEHIATLPARRPRASRRRVTVGVAAVAIAFAAWWIVSALGLVNGARFPTPLTTWQAAVQLSRDSGYAGGTLFQHIGHSLRLVFLGFLVAIGTGVPLGLLMGFSKRIDALVGPVFSLLRPIPPLAWIPLAILWLGLGDPAKIFLIWVSSFTPAVINTYAGVRNIDPTLIEAARVHGAGNPVRMLREVLIPGSMPMIFTGLRLSLQTAWMTLVAAELIGAFIGLGKVLDTAALDIRPGMILYAMVWVGLLGAVMTRGLEWIEKRALPWLR, encoded by the coding sequence ATGAGTGAGCACATCGCAACCCTGCCCGCGCGGCGGCCGCGCGCATCACGCCGCCGCGTCACCGTGGGCGTGGCCGCCGTCGCCATCGCCTTTGCCGCCTGGTGGATCGTGTCGGCGCTGGGCCTGGTCAATGGCGCGCGCTTTCCCACCCCGCTCACCACCTGGCAGGCCGCGGTGCAGCTCTCGCGCGATTCGGGCTACGCCGGCGGCACGCTGTTCCAGCACATCGGCCACAGCCTGCGCCTGGTGTTCCTGGGATTTCTGGTCGCGATCGGCACCGGCGTCCCGCTGGGCCTGCTGATGGGTTTCAGCAAGCGCATCGACGCCCTGGTCGGGCCGGTATTCTCGCTGCTGCGTCCGATACCGCCGCTGGCCTGGATTCCGCTGGCCATCCTTTGGCTGGGCCTGGGGGATCCGGCGAAGATCTTCCTGATCTGGGTGTCTTCTTTCACGCCTGCCGTCATCAACACCTATGCAGGCGTGCGCAACATCGACCCCACGCTGATCGAGGCCGCGCGCGTGCACGGCGCGGGCAATCCGGTCCGCATGCTGCGCGAGGTCCTGATACCCGGTTCCATGCCCATGATCTTCACCGGCCTGCGGCTGTCGCTGCAGACCGCGTGGATGACGCTGGTGGCGGCGGAACTCATCGGCGCCTTCATCGGCCTGGGCAAGGTGCTGGACACCGCGGCGCTGGACATCCGGCCCGGCATGATCCTGTACGCCATGGTCTGGGTGGGCCTGCTGGGCGCGGTGATGACGCGCGGACTGGAATGGATCGAAAAGAGGGCCTTGCCATGGCTACGCTGA
- a CDS encoding substrate-binding domain-containing protein: MKRKSAPLSGDTLKSIAVAGGISSATLSRVLNHPEKVRPDLRARAMALLAEAGYVPHGAARSLASRKTRTMGAIIPTVDSALFAKLVDGMQQAIHEHGYQLLLASTNYSPAREAGEVRALIERGVDAMMLVGRSRDPELYELLHSKGIPFVTTCHYDAADPWPMVGWDNAAAAQRIADYLLDIGHRRLGVIAGISKDNDRAADRVAGFTRALTRRGIELPPQYVIEKPYTVPEARRAMATLLRLPEPPTAVMCGNDILAYGALQECLWQNLRVPEQISITGFDNIEMAAHCRPGITTLNVPAFELGQRAANILLAADANTPPENVCIELELIVRDTTAPPRNSASARLGR; this comes from the coding sequence ATGAAGCGAAAATCCGCGCCCCTATCCGGGGACACCCTGAAGTCCATCGCCGTCGCTGGCGGCATCTCGTCGGCAACGTTGTCGCGGGTGTTGAACCACCCGGAAAAAGTGCGGCCCGACCTGCGCGCGCGCGCCATGGCCCTGCTGGCCGAGGCTGGCTACGTACCGCACGGCGCAGCCCGTTCGCTCGCTTCCCGCAAGACCCGGACCATGGGCGCCATCATCCCCACGGTGGACAGCGCCCTGTTCGCCAAGCTGGTCGACGGCATGCAGCAGGCGATCCACGAACACGGCTATCAGCTGCTGCTGGCCAGCACCAACTACAGCCCGGCGCGCGAAGCGGGCGAAGTGCGCGCGCTGATCGAGCGCGGCGTGGACGCCATGATGCTGGTCGGCCGCAGCCGCGACCCGGAACTCTACGAACTGCTGCACTCCAAGGGCATCCCCTTCGTCACCACCTGCCATTACGACGCCGCCGATCCCTGGCCCATGGTGGGCTGGGACAACGCCGCGGCGGCGCAACGCATCGCCGACTACCTGCTGGACATCGGCCACCGCCGCCTCGGCGTGATTGCCGGCATATCCAAGGACAACGACCGCGCCGCCGACCGCGTGGCCGGCTTCACACGCGCCCTGACGCGCCGCGGTATCGAACTGCCGCCGCAGTACGTCATCGAAAAGCCCTACACCGTGCCCGAAGCCCGCCGCGCCATGGCCACCCTGCTGCGCCTGCCCGAGCCGCCCACCGCGGTCATGTGCGGCAACGACATCCTGGCCTATGGCGCGCTGCAGGAATGCCTGTGGCAAAACCTGCGCGTGCCCGAGCAGATCTCGATCACGGGCTTCGACAACATCGAAATGGCCGCTCATTGCCGGCCCGGCATCACCACCCTGAACGTGCCGGCCTTCGAGCTGGGCCAGCGCGCCGCCAACATTCTGCTGGCAGCCGACGCCAACACGCCGCCCGAGAATGTCTGCATCGAACTGGAATTGATCGTCCGCGACACTACCGCGCCGCCGCGCAACAGCGCCAGTGCGCGGCTAGGCCGCTGA
- a CDS encoding NAD(P)-dependent oxidoreductase: MEHIESPRIAFLGLGVMGSAMLRNLAAQGYAVSGYDVVPAAMERLADTGFRRAATPLDAARGCDVAITMLPTSAQVRDALFGADGAAAGLNPGALVIEMSTGDAVETDRIAADLAALGLRCMDAPVGRTPREAAQGKALIMAGGAQADFVQAAPIFAAMANEIVHVGAFGSGIRLKLVNNYMSMVGMVLTGEALMFAAKLGLDRATVVKVLSNTTAGRGQLLTNFPGKVLAGDISPDFPMRMGYKDINLAMNLAASVGAPLGLGGYAREMFALAKSWGRQEQDCTAMLLLLEDVAHLDREAAGSGHE, encoded by the coding sequence ATGGAACACATCGAATCACCCCGCATTGCATTCCTGGGCCTGGGCGTCATGGGGAGCGCGATGCTGCGCAACCTGGCCGCGCAGGGGTATGCAGTTTCAGGCTACGACGTCGTTCCCGCAGCCATGGAGCGCCTGGCCGACACCGGCTTCCGGCGGGCCGCCACGCCCTTGGACGCCGCGCGCGGCTGCGACGTGGCGATCACCATGCTGCCCACCTCGGCCCAGGTCCGCGACGCCTTGTTCGGCGCCGATGGCGCGGCGGCGGGCTTGAATCCGGGCGCCCTGGTCATCGAAATGAGCACCGGCGACGCGGTCGAGACCGACCGCATCGCCGCCGATCTCGCGGCCCTGGGCCTGCGTTGCATGGATGCGCCCGTGGGCCGCACGCCGCGCGAGGCGGCGCAGGGCAAGGCCTTGATCATGGCCGGCGGCGCGCAGGCCGACTTCGTCCAGGCCGCGCCCATCTTCGCCGCCATGGCCAACGAAATCGTGCATGTGGGCGCTTTCGGTTCGGGCATCCGGCTCAAGCTGGTCAACAACTACATGTCCATGGTTGGCATGGTGCTGACGGGCGAAGCGCTGATGTTCGCCGCCAAGCTCGGACTGGACCGCGCCACCGTCGTCAAGGTGCTGTCCAACACCACTGCGGGGCGCGGGCAGCTCCTGACCAATTTCCCCGGCAAGGTACTGGCGGGCGACATCAGCCCCGACTTCCCCATGCGCATGGGCTACAAGGACATCAACCTGGCCATGAACCTGGCGGCCTCGGTGGGCGCGCCGCTGGGCCTGGGCGGCTACGCCCGCGAGATGTTCGCGCTTGCCAAGTCGTGGGGACGGCAGGAGCAGGACTGCACCGCCATGCTGCTGCTGCTCGAAGACGTGGCCCACCTGGACCGCGAGGCCGCGGGGTCCGGCCATGAGTGA
- a CDS encoding helix-turn-helix domain-containing protein: MRLHPTILESDGKPAFVVLPYSEYLALTGAPAAIARRPPRIPADGTIPHEVVTLMTSNGWSIVRAWREYLGITQVDMAARLGIRQPSYAAMESANANPRRSTRERLATALGVHFDQIDV, from the coding sequence ATGCGCCTGCATCCCACCATACTTGAATCGGACGGCAAGCCCGCATTCGTTGTCTTGCCCTATTCGGAGTATCTCGCCTTGACGGGTGCACCGGCAGCCATTGCCCGCCGGCCGCCGCGCATTCCCGCAGACGGTACGATTCCACATGAGGTCGTCACGCTCATGACCAGCAACGGCTGGAGCATCGTGCGCGCCTGGCGCGAATATCTGGGGATAACCCAAGTCGACATGGCGGCGCGCCTGGGCATACGTCAGCCCAGCTATGCGGCAATGGAATCCGCGAATGCGAACCCCAGGCGCAGCACCCGTGAGCGCCTCGCGACCGCCTTGGGGGTGCATTTCGACCAGATCGACGTGTAA
- a CDS encoding LysE family translocator, translating to MLSLATAGVFAVGVTVILAMPGPTNTLLAAAGLRLGFTRAARLTMAELAGYVVSISLWGRFLEQAAKSLPWLPACVRAASSIYIACLAVRMWRAARAVPTVARQVIGMRTLFTATLLNPKGILFASAVFPPAAFWSLPAYLAAMALFTALLVPIGLAWVAFGASLGGAKTRWIDPARAQRGASVILGLFSLTLAWTAFR from the coding sequence ATGCTTAGCCTTGCCACCGCAGGAGTATTCGCCGTCGGAGTCACCGTCATCCTGGCCATGCCAGGCCCGACCAATACCTTGCTGGCCGCAGCCGGCCTGCGCCTGGGTTTCACGCGCGCGGCGCGGCTGACGATGGCCGAGCTGGCCGGCTACGTCGTGTCGATCTCGCTCTGGGGCCGCTTTCTTGAGCAGGCGGCGAAATCCTTGCCGTGGCTGCCGGCTTGCGTGCGCGCCGCCAGCAGCATCTACATCGCCTGCCTGGCCGTGCGCATGTGGCGCGCCGCCCGCGCCGTGCCGACGGTGGCTCGGCAGGTCATCGGCATGCGCACGCTGTTCACGGCCACCCTGCTCAATCCCAAGGGCATCCTCTTTGCCAGCGCGGTTTTTCCGCCGGCGGCGTTCTGGAGCCTGCCCGCCTACCTTGCAGCCATGGCGCTGTTCACCGCACTGCTGGTGCCGATAGGCCTGGCCTGGGTGGCGTTCGGCGCGTCGCTGGGTGGCGCGAAAACACGCTGGATCGATCCGGCGCGGGCGCAGCGCGGGGCTTCCGTCATCCTGGGATTGTTCTCGCTGACCCTGGCCTGGACAGCGTTCCGCTAG
- a CDS encoding LysR family transcriptional regulator, protein MRDIEYFLAVVEHGNLDRAAAACGVSQPALSKSLQRLEADTGLALLDRGGRGLRLTSAGLAFREHAQRLWAEYRDAVRNAMELRLGEAGLLRIGATGATVDSVVMPALRRLLPRRPALRVQLTQGQSDDLNEQVAGGKLDLAVTPIYADVPGSLHQESIREDGLCVAASRKHPLASRRKLALRDLEGQRWILPMQGSVARQALQARYAEAGLAQPAAALEVQHFSGGALALLAGSDLLALMPHSALAPDIAELPVALGRPLRRSMALVTRHGATWSPLMQEFRAVVLEAAGQDA, encoded by the coding sequence TTGCGTGACATCGAGTATTTCCTGGCCGTGGTGGAACACGGCAACCTGGACCGCGCCGCAGCCGCCTGCGGCGTCAGTCAGCCGGCGCTGTCCAAGTCTTTGCAGCGGCTGGAAGCCGACACGGGACTGGCGCTGCTGGACCGCGGCGGGCGCGGCTTGCGCCTGACCTCGGCGGGCCTGGCGTTTCGCGAGCATGCGCAGCGGCTGTGGGCGGAATACCGTGACGCCGTGCGCAACGCGATGGAGCTGCGCCTGGGCGAGGCCGGACTGCTGCGCATTGGCGCCACCGGCGCTACCGTGGACAGCGTGGTGATGCCGGCGTTGCGCCGCCTGCTGCCGCGCCGGCCCGCGCTGCGGGTGCAGTTGACGCAAGGCCAGTCGGACGATCTCAACGAGCAGGTGGCGGGCGGCAAGCTGGACCTTGCGGTGACGCCGATCTACGCCGACGTGCCGGGTTCGCTGCACCAGGAATCGATCCGCGAGGACGGCCTGTGCGTGGCCGCCAGCCGCAAGCATCCGCTGGCGTCGCGGCGCAAGCTGGCGTTGCGCGACCTGGAAGGCCAACGCTGGATCCTGCCCATGCAGGGATCGGTGGCGCGTCAGGCGCTGCAGGCCCGCTATGCCGAGGCGGGCCTGGCGCAGCCCGCGGCGGCGCTGGAAGTCCAGCATTTCTCGGGCGGCGCGCTGGCCTTGCTGGCAGGCTCGGACTTGTTGGCGCTGATGCCGCACAGCGCGCTGGCGCCGGACATTGCGGAGTTGCCGGTGGCGCTGGGCCGTCCTTTGCGGCGCAGCATGGCACTGGTCACGCGCCACGGCGCCACCTGGTCGCCGCTGATGCAGGAGTTCCGCGCCGTGGTGCTGGAGGCCGCGGGCCAAGATGCCTAG
- a CDS encoding tripartite tricarboxylate transporter substrate binding protein: MKFAIRCCALLLGAALTATASAADTKLEWPGKQITWVIGFVPGGTADVLTRIAAQELARRSGLNVIVENRPGAAGAIALQLVARSKASDGYLLTVPGPLIYPTPQPEIGRELAPVILMAQGPMVIVGPAKDARASLQDVLADARQRPEAWSYGSSGNGTSQNLAGELLNQYAGTRIVHVPYKGGGQAVADVAGGQIPLAILGSAPVMPQIKAGTLKAYAVTTPYRLDSLPGVPTVEESGFKGYAATQWFSVAASKDIPAAQLDQVNAALRAAVATPEFKAALDNAGMIAGGGSRDELQSFIQADSAKWQKLIDSGAVKLAN; the protein is encoded by the coding sequence ATGAAATTCGCTATCCGCTGCTGCGCGCTGCTGCTGGGCGCCGCGCTAACCGCCACCGCCAGCGCGGCAGACACCAAGCTGGAATGGCCTGGCAAGCAGATCACCTGGGTGATCGGCTTCGTGCCGGGCGGCACCGCCGACGTGCTGACCCGCATCGCCGCCCAGGAACTGGCGCGGCGCAGCGGCCTGAACGTCATCGTGGAAAACCGCCCCGGCGCGGCGGGCGCCATCGCCCTGCAGCTGGTGGCACGCAGCAAGGCCAGCGACGGTTACTTGCTGACCGTGCCCGGCCCGCTGATCTACCCCACGCCCCAGCCCGAGATCGGCCGCGAGCTGGCGCCCGTCATCCTGATGGCTCAGGGTCCCATGGTCATCGTCGGCCCCGCCAAGGACGCTCGGGCATCCTTGCAGGACGTGCTGGCGGACGCCCGCCAGCGGCCCGAGGCCTGGAGCTACGGCAGCTCAGGCAACGGCACCTCGCAGAACCTGGCGGGCGAACTGCTCAACCAGTACGCCGGCACCCGTATCGTGCACGTGCCCTACAAGGGCGGCGGCCAGGCGGTGGCCGACGTGGCCGGTGGCCAGATCCCCCTGGCGATCCTGGGCTCGGCCCCGGTCATGCCGCAGATCAAGGCCGGCACGCTGAAAGCCTACGCCGTCACCACGCCCTACCGCCTGGACAGCCTGCCCGGCGTGCCCACGGTGGAAGAGTCCGGCTTCAAAGGCTATGCCGCCACCCAATGGTTCTCGGTCGCGGCCAGCAAGGACATCCCGGCCGCGCAGCTCGATCAGGTCAACGCCGCGCTGCGCGCCGCCGTGGCCACGCCGGAGTTCAAGGCCGCCCTGGACAACGCCGGCATGATCGCCGGCGGCGGCTCGCGGGATGAATTGCAGTCGTTCATCCAGGCGGATAGCGCCAAGTGGCAGAAGCTGATCGACAGCGGGGCGGTGAAGCTGGCGAATTGA